The stretch of DNA CGAGGGCGCCATTGAGGCCACCAGGCGCTCGACAATGCGCGGATCCTTGCTCAGCTTTTGAATGGTGGCTATGTCCTCGTCCGTCAACGATTGCACCATCTGCTTGGAGTCCTTGACGACCATATGATTGGCAATGATGACCGTGGCAAACACGGGAAAGCCCTGATCCGTGTTGAGCGATCCATCGTAGTTGTTGGTGTAGATGCCAGTCACCTCCAGCTCGTCCCCGGGCTTGCACTGATCGCACAGATCGGACAGCAGGATGACGTCTTTGCTGCGCGGTATGCGACCGGCGGGAATGCGGCCGGGCGACTCCTGCAGGGTGACCTTCTGGTAGTTGCGGTACAGCGTCTGCTCCATGTTGATGGAGAACGGGCCGTAGCTCTGGCACTCTGGGCACGAGCCCGGCTTCACCTCTGTGTTTTGGGACTGCACAAAGGGGCCCAGGACATAGCCGCACTTGACGCAGTCGTACTTGATCACCGACAGCTGGGGCAGGACACCCGTGGTGGCTGTGACCACGCCCAGGGTGCGCACCAGCTGGTTCAGATGCAGCTTCCGGAACGTGCGCAGCTCCTCGATCAGGGGCAGCTCTGAAATGCGCACATGGATCTCGGTAGTGACACGCTCGTAGGTGGGAAAGATGGACAGGACCATGTCCTTGGCCACCTTGTCGAAGATCTCGAGCATCTGGAAGGGAGCCTCCGGCAGGAAGTAGGCCAGCACATGCTCCTTGTTGGCCAGATCCGTGTAGGAGACCACAAACGAGGATTTGTTCTGCTCGCACATGCGACGAATGCGATCCCGATATGTGTAGGCGCCCCGCTCGTCCACGAATGTGCGCAGAAAGGACTGAAAGCGATTGGCGATCTCTGTGCGCGGCCCCAGCATGCTCACCCACTCCTTGGTGGAATGGCCCTTGGTGTCCTCAAGGTTCTCAATGGACTCGATCATCTCCGTGTCTTCCACCTCTCCGACGGCGGCCTTTTCTCCTGCACGGCGCTTGGCCCTCGGTCCCACATCGTCTTCATCGTCGGACTGGCCAAAGCCCAGCTCGCGATCATCGCGATGGATACCAGCTGCACGGTCGCGGTTCCTCATCTCCGACTCGGCCGCAAAGCGGTCTCCCTGGGACATCTCCGAGAAgtcctcctcatcgtccagCATCGCCGGATCGTAGTGATCCAGCTCTGGCATGGGACGATAGTCGTTCTCCATGTTGTCCCCAAACAACTCCTCGccatcctcttcctcctcgtGGCGCACTGTCTGATCCCCGAGAATCTCATCTTCGTTCTCAAACGGCTCAAAGTCGCCCACTGGCGATGTCATTGCTGCGCGCAGATCACGACGCTCAGCGGCATCACTGGGCGTGTTTGGTGGCGGAGAGCTGGCATTATCCATTTCCAATGTGTTATTCGGTCTTTAAATGTggctttaaatgttttaaattgaattgtttaatCGCTGCCGATCGcgaattgttttgttgtgtgacGCGTGCGAAAATGCGCGGGAAAGAGTGCTGCACAACACACAATAAACAGTGCTAATAATTGCGAAATATTAGTGTTGCAAATTggcaatattttaaattattttaaactgactaattaatgtttaaaatatGTTTCCCACTGATGCGATATTGCTTAATTATTTCTATAGTTCTGCTAAATATTAATTCctttttaattacattatTTTATTACATTGGCGCTATGTATCAgattcggtatatttcggaATATTTTAGAGGGTCATGAgttatatttgatcgataattcggCGGTCACACTTAACTCCCAGCTCTTCCCGCCTCTTCTGGCTTCATCAGTTTCCATCCCTCGTCGTACAGATTTTGTTGTGAAATTATTTGCAAATTATTATAAACAATTCCAAAATGGGCTTTGCATCTTTGTCCTCGGGCGTTATTGCTGTAAGTACAACTGTCCCAAGTAGTGGGTTTCATGTATTGAGCGTAATCATTTGGATTGTCTGGCACAGCGCATTATGAATGGCGACGATGTGACGAAGCCGGTGCTACAGATCTTGGCCATTaagaaaatcaacagcaaTGCAGATGCGGAGCGTTATCGCATATTGATTTCCGATGGCAAGTACTTCAATAGCTACGCCATGTTGGCCAGCCAGCTGAACGAGATGCAGCACCGGGGACAGCTGGACGAGTTCACGATTGTGCAGCTGGACAAGTACGTGACGTCGATGGTGGGCAAGGAGGGAGCTGGCAAGTAAGTGGAGAAACTCCAGAACTTGACCTCTGCGTAACTAACTAAACGTACGTTTCAGGCGCGTCCTAATTATATCAGAGTTAACCGTGCTCAATGCGGGCGCCGAGGTGAAGGAGAAAATTGGTGAGCCTGTCACATATGAAACTGCCGCCAAACAGGACTTGGTGGCCAAAGCGGCACCGCCTGTTGTGGCCAAAAAGGAGCCGACtcagagcaaaaccaacaacaacaataacaataacaacattACATTGAATGCCTCGATTAACGCGGGAATGACGCATCCCATCTCCAGCCTGAGTCCCTACCAGAACAAGTGGGTGATCAAGGCGCGTGTGACCTCCAAGACAGCCATACGCACTTGGAGCAATCCGAGGGGTGAGGGCAAGCTGTTCAGCATGGATCTGATGGATGAGTCGGGTGAGATTCGTGCCACGGCCTTCAAGGAGCAATGCGACAAGTTCTACGACATGATACAAGTGGACAGCGTTTACTTCTTCTCCAAGTGTCAACTGAAGCCGGCCAACAAGCAGTACTCGCAGCTGGATAATGCCTACGAGATGACCTTTACGGGCGAAACAGCTGTCCAGCTGTGCGAAGATGCGGACGATGGCGGCATTCCCgatattaaatacaatttggtGCCCATTTCCGAGGTCTCTGGCATGGAGAACAAGGCGGCTGTCGACACAATTGGCATCTGCAAGGAGGTCGGTGAACTGCAGGCCTTCACCTCGCGCACCACCAACAAGGAGTTCAAGAAGCGCGACCTCACCCTGGTGGACATGAGCAACTCGGCCATCAGTCTGACCCTGTGGGGCGATGATGCCGTCAACTTTGATGGCCATGTTCAGCCAGTTATCCTGGTGAAGGGCACACGCATCAATGAGTTCAACGGCGGCAAGAGCCTGAGTCTGGGCGGTGGCTCCATCATGAAGATAAATCCGGACATTCCCGAGGCGCACAAGCTGCGCGGTTGGTTCGACAATGGCGGCGGTGACAACATTGCCAACATGGTGTCGGCCCgcactggcggcggcagcttctCCACTGAATGGATGACATTCAAGGATGCGCGGGCACGCAACCTTGGCGCTGGCGACAAGCCCGACTACTTTCAGTGCAAGGCAGTGGTGCATATTGTTAAG from Drosophila subobscura isolate 14011-0131.10 chromosome O, UCBerk_Dsub_1.0, whole genome shotgun sequence encodes:
- the LOC117898936 gene encoding DNA replication licensing factor Mcm2, which translates into the protein MDNASSPPPNTPSDAAERRDLRAAMTSPVGDFEPFENEDEILGDQTVRHEEEEDGEELFGDNMENDYRPMPELDHYDPAMLDDEEDFSEMSQGDRFAAESEMRNRDRAAGIHRDDRELGFGQSDDEDDVGPRAKRRAGEKAAVGEVEDTEMIESIENLEDTKGHSTKEWVSMLGPRTEIANRFQSFLRTFVDERGAYTYRDRIRRMCEQNKSSFVVSYTDLANKEHVLAYFLPEAPFQMLEIFDKVAKDMVLSIFPTYERVTTEIHVRISELPLIEELRTFRKLHLNQLVRTLGVVTATTGVLPQLSVIKYDCVKCGYVLGPFVQSQNTEVKPGSCPECQSYGPFSINMEQTLYRNYQKVTLQESPGRIPAGRIPRSKDVILLSDLCDQCKPGDELEVTGIYTNNYDGSLNTDQGFPVFATVIIANHMVVKDSKQMVQSLTDEDIATIQKLSKDPRIVERLVASMAPSIYGHDYIKRALALALFGGESKNPGEKHKVRGDINLLICGDPGTAKSQFLKYTEKVAPRAVFTTGQGASAVGLTAYVRRNPVSREWTLEAGALVLADQGVCLIDEFDKMNDQDRTSIHEAMEQQSISISKAGIVTSLQARCTVIAASNPIGGRYDPSMTFSENVNLSEPILSRFDILCVVKDEFDPMQDQQLAKFVVHSHMKHHPSEEEQPEMEEPIQKSVEEIPQDLLRQYIVYAKENIRPKLTNIDEDKIAKMYAQLRQESFATGSLPITVRHIESVIRMSEAHCRMHLRENVMEADVSMAIRMMLESFIEAQKFSVMKKMRNTFQKYLSFQKDHSELLFFILRQLTLDQLAYIRCKDGPGATHVEIMERDLIERAKQLDISNLKPFYDSDLFRTNGFSYDPKRRIILQIVVDGNTA
- the LOC117898940 gene encoding replication protein A 70 kDa DNA-binding subunit, coding for MGFASLSSGVIARIMNGDDVTKPVLQILAIKKINSNADAERYRILISDGKYFNSYAMLASQLNEMQHRGQLDEFTIVQLDKYVTSMVGKEGAGKRVLIISELTVLNAGAEVKEKIGEPVTYETAAKQDLVAKAAPPVVAKKEPTQSKTNNNNNNNNITLNASINAGMTHPISSLSPYQNKWVIKARVTSKTAIRTWSNPRGEGKLFSMDLMDESGEIRATAFKEQCDKFYDMIQVDSVYFFSKCQLKPANKQYSQLDNAYEMTFTGETAVQLCEDADDGGIPDIKYNLVPISEVSGMENKAAVDTIGICKEVGELQAFTSRTTNKEFKKRDLTLVDMSNSAISLTLWGDDAVNFDGHVQPVILVKGTRINEFNGGKSLSLGGGSIMKINPDIPEAHKLRGWFDNGGGDNIANMVSARTGGGSFSTEWMTFKDARARNLGAGDKPDYFQCKAVVHIVKQENAFYRACPQSDCNKKVVDEGNDQYRCERCNALYPNFKYRLLVNMSVGDWTSNRWVTCFNETGEQLLKHTSQEVGEALENDPAKAEEIFSALNFTSHIFKLRCKNEVYGDMTRNKLTVQSVVPLNYKEYNRHLLKELQELTGIGSSSN